In Thunnus albacares chromosome 10, fThuAlb1.1, whole genome shotgun sequence, a single window of DNA contains:
- the hrh2a gene encoding histamine receptor H2a: MFSKMVLGLILSLLILLTVGGNVLACLAVCASRRLRCLTNCFIVSLAITDLLLGLLVLPFSALLLLTDDWPLGPVFCNFYISMDVMLCTASILTLLAISVDRYLAVTMPLRYTSLVLPWRVAVAMVSVWTVSVAVSFLPIQMGWNTVNGTVQNHGPWAPERTCRFELNRPYVLTDSLLTFYLPLVAMCWTYLRILHIARAQAKRIVSTRPMCGASYDCRNHPSTGTTVVSSVTAVALREHKATVTLAAVIGAFVVCWLPYFLLFTVLGLKEHPDPNTVPEFPIVLWLGYANSALNPILYGALNRDFRSAYAHLLRCRCPSYSGWRSRQPCPTVTAARDQLTEVTLLCGHTPVSCRAGLTDQNFMLQEMSSRTATATIQFANGTAATDVNGNERSC, from the exons ATGTTCTCAAAAATGGTACTGGGTCTCATCCTATCCCTCCTCATCCTTCTGACAGTCGGTGGTAATGTGCTGGCGTGCCTGGCTGTATGCGCCTCTCGACGCCTCCGCTGCCTCACAAACTGCTTCATTGTGTCGCTGGCTATTACAGACCTGCTGCTCGGCCTCTTGGTCCTCCCTTTCTCCGCCCTCCTCCTGCTCACCGATGACTGGCCCCTTGGCCCGGTCTTCTGCAACTTCTACATCTCTATGGATGTCATGCTCTGCACTGCCTCCATCCTCACCCTCCTGGCCATCAGCGTGGACCGCTACCTGGCAGTGACTATGCCCCTGAGATACACTTCACTGGTGTTGCCTTGGAGAGTTGCTGTGGCCATGGTGAGTGTTTGGACAGTGTCTGTGGCAGTGTCTTTCTTGCCCATCCAAATGGGGTGGAACACTGTTAATGGGACAGTGCAGAACCATGGGCCTTGGGCTCCAGAGAGGACATGTCGTTTTGAGCTGAACAGACCCTACGTACTGACCGACTCTCTTCTCACCTTCTACCTGCCTCTGGTGGCTATGTGCTGGACCTACCTCAGAATACTTCACATTGCACGGGCACAGGCCAAGCGCATTGTCAGTACCCGTCCCATGTGCGGCGCCAGCTACGACTGCAGGAATCACCCTTCCACCGGCACCACTGTGGTTTCCAGTGTCACAGCGGTGGCTCTGCGGGAGCACAAAGCTACAGTGACACTGGCAGCAGTGATAGGGGCTTTTGTGGTGTGCTGGCTGCcttatttcctcctgttcacagTGTTGGGCCTAAAGGAGCATCCAGATCCTAACACAGTACCAGAATTTCCCATTGTGTTATGGCTGGGTTACGCCAACTCAGCCCTCAACCCTATCCTCTATGGAGCCCTCAACAGGGACTTCAGGTCAGCTTATGCCCATCTACTGAGATGTCGATGTCCTTCTTACAGTGGGTGGAGAAGCAGACAGCCATGTCCCACTGTAACAGCAG CTAGAGACCAGCTTACAGAGGTGACACTGCTGTGTGGTCACACCCCTGTTTCCTGCAGGGCAGGTCTAACAGATCAAAACTTCATGCTACAAGAAATGAGCAGCAGGACAGCCACAGCAACTATCCAGTTTGCAAATGGCACTGCTGCCACAGATGTCAATGGCAATGAAAG GTCATGCTGA